Proteins encoded in a region of the Zea mays cultivar B73 chromosome 2, Zm-B73-REFERENCE-NAM-5.0, whole genome shotgun sequence genome:
- the LOC100272274 gene encoding Arabinosyltransferase RRA3-like, whose translation MAGRRESPLMRGGGAGPPLSRGSRIAAAVVVGVALGCLCAFLYPAGLFPRAPDSASHWPRQAEPVACDTSREVAKLKSRLVLLERKNAAFKMQMKELSMKLQLAGQGKNEALYKAGPFGTVKALRTNPTVTPDLSINPRLASLLEQVAVKKELIVALANSNVKEMLEVWFTNIKRAGIPNYLVVALDDNIESFCKSKDVPVYRRDPDDGIDNIGKTGGNHAVSGLKFRILREFLQLGYSVLLSDIDIIFFRNPFDHLYRDSDVESMSDGHNNMTAYGFNDVFDEPSMGWARYAHTMRIWVYNSGFFFIRPTIPSIELLDRVAYRLSHEPKSWDQAVFNEELFFPSHPGYEGLHASKRTMDMYLFMNSKVLFKTVRKDANLRTLKPVIVHLNYHPDKSDRMKAVIEFYVDGKQNALERFPDGSE comes from the exons ATGGCCGGCCGGCGCGAGTCGCCCCTGATGCGCGGCGGCGGGGCGGGGCCTCCGCTGTCTCGGGGGTCCCGCATCGCCGCGGCGGTAGTGGTCGGCGTCGCACTCGGCTGCCTGTGCGCGTTTCTCTACCCCGCCGGCCTCTTCCCCCGTGCCCCCGACTCCGCCAGCCATTGGCCCCGCCAG GCTGAACCAGTTGCCTGTGATACATCTCGGGAAGTTGCCAAACTAAAGTCACGGCTGGTATTGTTGGAAAGGAAAAATGCTGCATTTAAAATGCAGATGAAGGAATTGTCAATGAAGCTTCAATTGGCTGGACAAGGGAAAAATGAGGCCCTATATAAGGCTGGTCCATTTGGTACGGTGAAAGCTCTGAGAACAAATCCAACAGTTACTCCTGATCTATCCATCAATCCCAGATTGGCCAGCTTATTGGAACAGGTTGCTGTGAAGAAAGAACTGATAGTTGCACTGGCAAACTCTAACGTGAAAGAGATGCTTGAGGTGTGGTTCACTAACATAAAACGAGCCGGGATTCCAAATTATCTAGTAGTTGCATTGGATGACAACATAGAGAGCTTCTGCAAGTCCAAGGACGTCCCCGTTTACCGGCGCGATCCAGATGATGGCATCGACAACATTGGTAAGACAGGCGGAAACCACGCTGTTTCTGGGCTCAAGTTCCGCATACTGAGGGAGTTTTTGCAGCTTGGGTACAGTGTTCTCCTCTCCGACATCGATATCATTTTCTTCCGAAACCCGTTTGATCATCTTTACAGAGATTCTGACGTGGAATCCATGAGCGACGGCCACAACAACatgacagcttatggattcaacgATGTGTTCGACGAGCCTTCAATGGGCTGGGCAAGATACGCGCACACCATGCGTATATGGGTTTACAATTCCGGGTTCTTTTTCATAAGGCCGACGATTCCTTCGATTGAGCTTCTTGATAGGGTTGCTTACCGCCTTTCTCACGAGCCCAAATCATGGGACCAAGCGGTTTTCAACGAGGAGCTGTTTTTCCCGTCGCATCCTGGTTATGAAGGCCTTCATGCGTCCAAGAGAACCATGGATATGTACCTCTTCATGAACAGCAAGGTCCTCTTCAAGACGGTGAGGAAAGATGCTAATCTGCGGACGTTGAAGCCGGTGATCGTGCATTTGAACTACCATCCTGATAAGTCGGATCGCATGAAAGCCGTGATTGAATTCTATGTTGACGGGAAACAAAATGCCCTTGAACGCTTCCCTGATGGATCAGAATGA
- the LOC100272274 gene encoding arabinosyltransferase RRA3-like isoform X1, whose product MAEPVACDTSREVAKLKSRLVLLERKNAAFKMQMKELSMKLQLAGQGKNEALYKAGPFGTVKALRTNPTVTPDLSINPRLASLLEQVAVKKELIVALANSNVKEMLEVWFTNIKRAGIPNYLVVALDDNIESFCKSKDVPVYRRDPDDGIDNIGKTGGNHAVSGLKFRILREFLQLGYSVLLSDIDIIFFRNPFDHLYRDSDVESMSDGHNNMTAYGFNDVFDEPSMGWARYAHTMRIWVYNSGFFFIRPTIPSIELLDRVAYRLSHEPKSWDQAVFNEELFFPSHPGYEGLHASKRTMDMYLFMNSKVLFKTVRKDANLRTLKPVIVHLNYHPDKSDRMKAVIEFYVDGKQNALERFPDGSE is encoded by the exons ATG GCTGAACCAGTTGCCTGTGATACATCTCGGGAAGTTGCCAAACTAAAGTCACGGCTGGTATTGTTGGAAAGGAAAAATGCTGCATTTAAAATGCAGATGAAGGAATTGTCAATGAAGCTTCAATTGGCTGGACAAGGGAAAAATGAGGCCCTATATAAGGCTGGTCCATTTGGTACGGTGAAAGCTCTGAGAACAAATCCAACAGTTACTCCTGATCTATCCATCAATCCCAGATTGGCCAGCTTATTGGAACAGGTTGCTGTGAAGAAAGAACTGATAGTTGCACTGGCAAACTCTAACGTGAAAGAGATGCTTGAGGTGTGGTTCACTAACATAAAACGAGCCGGGATTCCAAATTATCTAGTAGTTGCATTGGATGACAACATAGAGAGCTTCTGCAAGTCCAAGGACGTCCCCGTTTACCGGCGCGATCCAGATGATGGCATCGACAACATTGGTAAGACAGGCGGAAACCACGCTGTTTCTGGGCTCAAGTTCCGCATACTGAGGGAGTTTTTGCAGCTTGGGTACAGTGTTCTCCTCTCCGACATCGATATCATTTTCTTCCGAAACCCGTTTGATCATCTTTACAGAGATTCTGACGTGGAATCCATGAGCGACGGCCACAACAACatgacagcttatggattcaacgATGTGTTCGACGAGCCTTCAATGGGCTGGGCAAGATACGCGCACACCATGCGTATATGGGTTTACAATTCCGGGTTCTTTTTCATAAGGCCGACGATTCCTTCGATTGAGCTTCTTGATAGGGTTGCTTACCGCCTTTCTCACGAGCCCAAATCATGGGACCAAGCGGTTTTCAACGAGGAGCTGTTTTTCCCGTCGCATCCTGGTTATGAAGGCCTTCATGCGTCCAAGAGAACCATGGATATGTACCTCTTCATGAACAGCAAGGTCCTCTTCAAGACGGTGAGGAAAGATGCTAATCTGCGGACGTTGAAGCCGGTGATCGTGCATTTGAACTACCATCCTGATAAGTCGGATCGCATGAAAGCCGTGATTGAATTCTATGTTGACGGGAAACAAAATGCCCTTGAACGCTTCCCTGATGGATCAGAATGA